One part of the Mycolicibacterium aromaticivorans JS19b1 = JCM 16368 genome encodes these proteins:
- a CDS encoding VWA domain-containing protein, with translation MSAPAFPFSAIVGHDQLRLALILCSVRPEIGGVLIRGEKGTAKSTAVRALAAVLTEVDAGARLVELPIGATEDRVVGSLDLQKVLRDGEHAFSPGLLARAHGGVLYVDEVNLLHDHLVDIMLDAAAMGRVHIERDGISHSHESRFVLIGTMNPEEGELRPQLLDRFGLTVDVHASRDVAVRSEVIRQRLAYEADPAGFAALHAGQDSELAARIAAARARVAAVVLPDAELNRIAALCAAFDVDGMRADLVVARTAVAHAAWRGAEVVEQQDIRVAAELALPHRRRRDPFDDPGLDPAQLDEALAAADPESGPEPEPEPDPPGGGEPSDGSPQSSAPQGTSSSAPRPAAPPSATFRTRALTVPGVGEGNPGRRSRARNRSGAVVGATDAPEQGHGLHLFATVLTAAGNRRLRPQPEDIRRAIRVGREGNLVIFVVDASGSMAARDRMSAVSGAALSLLRDAYQRRDKVAVITFRQDGARELLPPTTSAHIASRRLTRFDTGGTTPLAQGLLAARDVVVRERVRDRTRRPLVVVLTDGRATGGPDPLGRSRSAARRLVAEGAAAVVVDCETSYVRLGLAADLAENLEAPLLQLEQLRADYLAQAVRRAA, from the coding sequence GTGAGCGCGCCGGCTTTTCCGTTCAGTGCGATCGTCGGGCACGACCAGCTGCGCCTTGCGCTGATCCTGTGTTCCGTTCGGCCCGAGATCGGCGGGGTGCTGATCCGGGGCGAGAAAGGCACCGCGAAGTCGACGGCGGTGCGGGCGCTGGCCGCGGTCCTGACAGAGGTGGACGCCGGAGCCCGGCTCGTCGAGTTGCCGATCGGCGCGACCGAGGACCGGGTCGTCGGATCCCTGGACCTGCAGAAGGTGCTGCGTGACGGCGAGCATGCCTTTTCGCCGGGTCTCCTGGCCCGCGCCCACGGCGGCGTCCTCTACGTCGACGAGGTCAATCTGCTGCATGACCACCTCGTCGACATCATGCTCGACGCCGCCGCGATGGGCCGGGTGCACATCGAGCGCGACGGCATCTCCCACTCGCACGAGTCGCGATTCGTGCTCATCGGAACGATGAATCCCGAAGAGGGCGAACTACGTCCGCAACTCTTGGACCGGTTCGGGTTGACCGTGGACGTGCACGCCTCCCGCGACGTCGCGGTGCGCAGCGAGGTGATCCGCCAGCGGCTGGCCTACGAAGCCGATCCCGCCGGATTCGCGGCCCTGCACGCGGGCCAGGACAGCGAGCTGGCCGCCCGGATCGCCGCCGCCCGAGCGCGGGTGGCCGCAGTGGTGCTGCCCGATGCCGAACTGAACCGGATCGCGGCGCTGTGCGCGGCGTTCGACGTCGACGGCATGCGGGCCGACCTGGTGGTGGCCCGCACCGCGGTGGCGCACGCGGCCTGGCGTGGGGCCGAAGTCGTGGAGCAGCAGGACATTCGGGTGGCCGCCGAGCTGGCGTTGCCGCACCGCCGCCGCCGCGACCCGTTCGACGACCCGGGCCTGGACCCGGCGCAGCTCGACGAAGCGTTGGCCGCCGCCGACCCTGAATCAGGCCCCGAACCGGAGCCCGAACCGGATCCGCCCGGTGGCGGGGAGCCGAGTGACGGATCTCCGCAATCGTCTGCACCGCAAGGTACTTCGTCATCCGCCCCGCGCCCGGCTGCGCCGCCATCGGCGACATTCCGGACGCGTGCGCTGACCGTGCCCGGCGTGGGGGAGGGCAACCCGGGTAGGCGCTCGCGGGCCCGCAACCGCTCCGGTGCCGTCGTCGGCGCGACCGATGCCCCCGAGCAGGGACACGGTCTGCACCTGTTCGCCACCGTGCTGACCGCTGCGGGCAACCGCCGGCTGCGTCCGCAACCCGAGGACATCCGGCGCGCCATCCGGGTCGGCCGGGAAGGCAACCTGGTGATCTTCGTCGTCGACGCCTCCGGGTCGATGGCGGCGCGGGACCGGATGTCGGCGGTGTCCGGTGCGGCGCTGTCGCTGCTGCGGGACGCCTACCAACGCCGAGACAAGGTCGCCGTCATCACTTTCCGGCAGGACGGCGCACGAGAACTGTTGCCGCCCACGACGTCGGCGCACATCGCCTCGCGGCGGCTGACCCGGTTCGACACCGGTGGCACCACACCGCTGGCGCAAGGACTGCTGGCGGCGCGTGACGTCGTGGTCCGCGAACGAGTGCGGGACCGCACCCGGCGCCCGCTGGTGGTGGTCCTGACCGATGGCCGGGCCACCGGCGGTCCGGACCCGTTGGGGCGCAGCCGTTCCGCGGCCCGCCGACTGGTTGCAGAGGGTGCCGCCGCAGTGGTGGTGGACTGCGAGACGTCCTACGTCAGGCTGGGGTTGGCCGCTGATCTGGCCGAGAATCTGGAAGCCCCCCTGCTGCAACTGGAGCAGCTGCGCGCAGACTATCTGGCACAGGCCGTGCGCAGGGCCGCCTGA
- a CDS encoding GNAT family N-acetyltransferase encodes MTVALRRSWAKDLDAATLYELLKLRVEVFVVEQACPYPELDGRDLLAETRHFWLEQPDGTVIATLRLMEEHAGGEKAFRIGRVCTQRAARGQGHTSRLMQAALADVGDHACRINAQTYLVDMYGNHGFVVDGAEFVEDGIPHVPMLRPAAPILTEKP; translated from the coding sequence GTGACGGTCGCCTTGCGCCGCTCCTGGGCCAAGGACCTCGACGCGGCGACCCTCTACGAGCTGCTGAAGCTCCGGGTCGAGGTGTTCGTCGTCGAACAGGCTTGTCCCTACCCGGAACTCGACGGCCGCGACCTGCTGGCCGAGACCCGGCATTTCTGGCTGGAGCAACCCGACGGCACGGTGATCGCCACGCTGCGACTGATGGAGGAGCACGCCGGGGGAGAGAAGGCATTCCGCATCGGCCGGGTGTGCACCCAGCGTGCGGCTCGCGGCCAGGGCCACACCAGCCGGCTGATGCAGGCCGCACTGGCCGATGTCGGTGATCACGCCTGCCGGATCAACGCCCAGACCTACTTGGTCGACATGTACGGCAACCACGGATTCGTGGTCGACGGTGCCGAATTCGTCGAGGACGGGATCCCGCACGTTCCGATGTTGCGACCGGCCGCACCGATATTGACCGAGAAGCCGTGA
- the mqo gene encoding malate dehydrogenase (quinone): MSDTTKTDVVLVGAGIMSATLGALLRLVQPDWSITLVERLDAAAAESSDPWNNAGTGHSALCELNYTPEKADGTIDIAKAITVNEQFQVTRQFWSYAHENGILPDVRSFLNPIPHVSFVQGAEHIDYLRRRRETLVRNPLFATMEFIDDRDEFTRRLPLMAKGRDFSEPVGLNWTQDGTDVDFGSLTRQLLSFGTERGMSTLFGHDVLDLHKESGGGWTVKIHNRRTGQKRKLSAKFVFVGAGGGALPLLQKAGIPEAKGFGGFPVSGQWLRTGDPELAAAHQAKVYGLPPLGAPPMSVPHLDTRVINGRSWLLFGPFAGWSPKFLKEGKVTDLPLSVKPNNLASMIGVGLTEMGLLKYLIGQLALSEADRVDNLREFAPTARDSDWELDIAGQRVQVIRRDSKKLGVLEFGTTVLAAADGSIAGLLGASPGASTAVPAMIEVLERCFSDHYQGWLPKLKEMVPSLGVKLSENPDLFAEVWAHGTKVLGLDSATHAGRAARAAGADSTPVASDSGEPEPAGVV; this comes from the coding sequence GTGTCAGATACCACCAAGACCGATGTCGTACTGGTCGGTGCGGGAATCATGAGCGCCACGCTGGGCGCCCTGCTGCGGCTGGTCCAGCCGGACTGGTCCATCACGCTGGTCGAACGCCTGGACGCCGCAGCCGCCGAGAGCTCTGATCCGTGGAACAACGCGGGCACCGGGCACTCCGCGCTGTGCGAACTGAACTACACGCCGGAAAAAGCCGACGGCACCATCGACATCGCCAAGGCCATCACCGTCAACGAGCAGTTCCAGGTCACTCGCCAGTTCTGGAGCTACGCCCACGAAAACGGCATCCTGCCCGACGTCCGCAGCTTCCTGAATCCCATCCCGCACGTCAGCTTCGTCCAGGGCGCCGAGCACATCGACTACCTCCGCCGCCGCCGCGAGACCCTGGTGCGCAACCCGCTGTTCGCCACGATGGAGTTCATCGACGACCGCGACGAGTTCACCCGTCGGCTGCCGCTGATGGCCAAGGGCCGGGACTTCTCCGAGCCGGTCGGTCTGAACTGGACCCAGGACGGTACCGACGTCGACTTCGGCTCGCTGACCCGTCAGCTGCTCTCCTTCGGCACCGAGCGCGGCATGAGCACGTTGTTCGGTCACGATGTCCTCGATCTGCACAAGGAGTCCGGCGGCGGCTGGACGGTGAAGATCCACAACCGTCGTACCGGGCAGAAGCGCAAGTTGTCGGCCAAGTTCGTGTTCGTCGGAGCCGGCGGCGGTGCGCTGCCGCTGCTGCAGAAGGCCGGCATCCCCGAGGCCAAGGGCTTCGGAGGCTTCCCGGTCAGCGGTCAGTGGCTGCGCACCGGCGACCCGGAGCTGGCCGCCGCGCACCAGGCCAAGGTGTACGGACTGCCCCCGCTGGGCGCTCCGCCGATGTCGGTGCCGCACCTCGACACCCGCGTGATCAACGGTCGTTCCTGGTTGCTGTTCGGCCCGTTCGCCGGATGGTCGCCGAAGTTCCTGAAGGAAGGCAAGGTCACCGACCTGCCGCTGTCGGTCAAGCCCAACAACCTCGCCTCGATGATCGGGGTGGGGCTCACCGAGATGGGCCTGTTGAAGTACCTGATCGGCCAGTTGGCTCTCAGCGAAGCCGACCGGGTGGACAACCTCCGCGAATTCGCCCCCACCGCACGCGATTCCGACTGGGAGCTGGACATCGCCGGCCAGCGGGTGCAGGTCATCCGCCGCGACTCCAAGAAGCTCGGCGTGCTGGAGTTCGGCACCACGGTGCTCGCCGCCGCCGACGGTTCGATCGCAGGCCTGCTCGGTGCCTCCCCGGGCGCCTCCACCGCGGTTCCGGCGATGATCGAGGTTCTCGAACGTTGTTTCTCCGACCACTACCAGGGCTGGCTGCCCAAGCTCAAGGAGATGGTGCCCTCGCTGGGCGTCAAGCTCTCGGAGAATCCGGACCTGTTCGCCGAGGTGTGGGCGCACGGCACCAAGGTGCTCGGGCTCGACAGCGCAACCCACGCCGGCCGCGCCGCGCGGGCCGCCGGCGCCGACAGCACCCCGGTCGCGTCCGATTCCGGTGAGCCGGAACCCGCGGGAGTGGTGTGA
- a CDS encoding alpha/beta hydrolase: MALGPDPDGEGDLFATLVRRADGKPATHTVLAVHGFTDYFFNTDLADHFTGAGFRFYALDQHKCGRSWRDGQTPHFTTDLARYDRELERAVAVIATENPGTTILVCGHSAGGLIVSLWLDRVRRRSATAALSIGGLVLNSPWLDLHGPAILRTRLTSTAIGAMSRVRKTRVVRGTSKGGYGLTLHRDYHGEFDYNLEWKPLGGFPVTVGWIHAIRRGHATLHRGLDVGVPNLILRSDHSVTESADAASMQRGDAVLDVTQIARWAGCIGNRTTVAPIRDAKHDVFLSLAEPRAAAYDELSGWLDFYRAHHTTASAAGRG; encoded by the coding sequence ATGGCGTTGGGGCCGGACCCCGATGGTGAGGGTGATCTGTTCGCCACGCTGGTGCGCCGCGCGGACGGCAAACCGGCCACCCACACGGTGCTGGCGGTGCACGGATTCACCGACTATTTCTTCAACACCGACCTGGCCGACCACTTCACCGGCGCCGGGTTCCGGTTCTACGCGCTGGACCAACACAAGTGCGGGCGGTCGTGGCGCGACGGTCAGACGCCGCACTTCACCACCGATCTCGCCCGCTACGACCGCGAGCTGGAGCGGGCGGTGGCGGTGATCGCGACCGAGAACCCCGGTACGACGATCCTGGTCTGCGGCCACTCGGCCGGCGGCCTGATCGTGTCGCTGTGGCTCGATCGGGTGCGGCGGCGCTCCGCGACCGCGGCACTGTCCATCGGCGGTCTCGTGCTGAACAGCCCGTGGCTGGATCTGCACGGACCCGCGATCCTGCGCACCCGGCTCACCTCGACGGCCATCGGCGCGATGTCGCGGGTTCGCAAGACGCGGGTGGTGCGCGGCACCAGTAAGGGCGGCTACGGGCTGACGCTGCACCGCGACTACCACGGCGAGTTCGACTACAACCTGGAGTGGAAACCGCTGGGCGGCTTCCCGGTGACAGTCGGCTGGATCCACGCGATCCGCCGGGGTCACGCCACGTTGCATCGCGGTCTGGACGTCGGCGTGCCGAACCTGATTCTGCGTTCCGATCACAGCGTCACCGAGAGCGCGGACGCGGCGAGTATGCAGCGCGGTGACGCGGTGCTCGACGTCACCCAGATCGCGCGGTGGGCGGGCTGTATCGGTAATCGCACGACGGTGGCGCCGATCCGTGACGCCAAGCACGACGTGTTCCTGTCGCTGGCCGAGCCGCGTGCAGCAGCCTATGACGAGCTGTCGGGCTGGCTGGATTTCTACCGCGCACACCACACCACCGCGTCGGCCGCTGGTCGGGGATAA
- the mtr gene encoding mycothione reductase has translation MEHFDIAIIGTGSGNTIIDERFSGKKIAICEQGVFGGTCLNVGCIPTKMFVYAAEVAQTVRDAARFGVDAHIDGVRWTDIVSRVFGRIDPLAAGGENYRRSSPGVTVYDSHTRFAGHDDDRYRLRTEAGDEFTAAQVVIAAGARAMVPDAIAGCGVDVHTSDTIMRIPELPEHLVIIGGGFVAAEFAHVFSALGSRVTIVIRGAAMLSHCDDTICERYTDIAGKKWEIRSHRNMTGAHMDGPQTVVELDDGSQVHADAVLVATGRQPNGDLMDVHLAGVELDEHGLVRVDDYQRTTARGIFALGDVSSHYQLKHVANHEARVVRHNLLQDWDDTDALMYSDHRFVPSAVFTDPQIACVGLTENEARAAGYKINVKVQDYSDVAYGWAMEDGTGFAKLVVEQDSGKILGAHIMGHQASSLIQPLIQAMSFGLPGQEMARGQYWIHPALPEVIENALLALCGEPPWPPSRRH, from the coding sequence TTGGAGCACTTCGACATTGCGATCATCGGGACCGGCTCGGGCAACACCATCATCGACGAGCGGTTCAGCGGCAAGAAGATCGCGATCTGCGAGCAGGGCGTGTTCGGCGGCACTTGCCTGAACGTGGGGTGCATCCCCACCAAGATGTTCGTCTACGCCGCCGAGGTGGCCCAGACCGTCCGCGACGCCGCGCGATTCGGCGTCGACGCCCACATCGACGGCGTGCGCTGGACCGACATCGTCTCGCGGGTGTTCGGCCGGATCGATCCGTTGGCGGCCGGCGGTGAGAACTATCGGCGCTCCTCGCCGGGCGTGACGGTCTATGACAGCCACACCCGATTCGCCGGCCACGACGACGACCGCTACCGGCTGCGGACCGAGGCCGGTGACGAGTTCACCGCCGCGCAGGTGGTGATCGCCGCAGGTGCGCGGGCGATGGTTCCCGACGCTATCGCCGGTTGCGGCGTCGATGTCCACACCAGCGACACGATCATGCGCATCCCCGAGCTACCCGAACATCTGGTGATCATCGGCGGCGGGTTCGTGGCGGCCGAATTCGCGCACGTCTTCTCGGCATTGGGTAGCCGGGTGACCATCGTCATCCGCGGTGCCGCGATGCTGTCGCACTGCGACGACACGATCTGCGAGCGCTACACGGACATCGCAGGCAAGAAGTGGGAGATCCGCAGTCACCGCAACATGACCGGGGCGCATATGGACGGGCCCCAGACCGTGGTGGAACTCGACGACGGATCGCAGGTGCACGCCGATGCCGTGCTGGTGGCCACCGGCCGCCAGCCGAACGGCGATCTGATGGACGTGCACCTGGCCGGCGTGGAGCTCGACGAGCACGGTCTGGTCAGGGTCGACGACTACCAACGCACAACCGCGCGAGGGATTTTCGCGCTCGGTGACGTGTCGTCGCACTATCAGCTCAAGCACGTCGCCAACCACGAAGCCCGGGTGGTGCGGCACAACCTGCTGCAGGACTGGGACGACACCGACGCGTTGATGTACTCCGATCACCGCTTCGTGCCGTCGGCGGTGTTCACCGATCCGCAGATCGCCTGCGTCGGGCTCACCGAAAACGAAGCCCGCGCAGCCGGATACAAGATCAACGTCAAGGTGCAGGACTACTCCGACGTGGCGTACGGCTGGGCGATGGAGGACGGCACGGGGTTCGCCAAGCTCGTCGTCGAGCAGGACAGCGGCAAGATCCTTGGCGCCCACATCATGGGGCATCAGGCCTCTTCGTTGATCCAGCCGCTGATCCAGGCGATGAGTTTCGGGCTGCCCGGTCAGGAGATGGCCCGTGGCCAGTACTGGATTCACCCGGCCCTGCCCGAAGTGATCGAGAACGCGCTGCTGGCGTTGTGCGGCGAACCGCCCTGGCCGCCGTCGCGCCGGCACTGA